A segment of the Lycium barbarum isolate Lr01 chromosome 7, ASM1917538v2, whole genome shotgun sequence genome:
ATAcccatttttcatatattttttatatgACTATACCTAATCTGCGTCGGGTTTAACGGGTGCTGGAGCACCTCCAAATTACGTGTAAGTCCGCCCCTGATTAGAagaaacggaaaagggcctaaaatgcccTCGAATTATGAAATTTGGTACAAAAATGACCTCCATTTACCTTTGCGCTCTAAAATACCCCTATCATCAACCTATTGGGCCTGAATTGCCCTTAATTTTAACGGCAGGGGCATTTTTGGCCCAATAGATGGACGGAAGGCAATATTGTACCAAATTCCATAGTTCAAgggcattttaggcccttttccgaaaAAATAATTAGATGTTTTATTTATTACGTGGCACGTTTTAATTGGTTAGTTTTAAAATTAACTTAAACTAATTATATCCCAACACAAAATTCGGATCCACCTATCCCGCCTCGACTTAAAATGGTGATTGTAGCAACATCCGTCTCGGCGGTAGGCCACCATTAATCTCCACCGTTCTTTCATCTATTGAAACAGCCTAAAATATTACATGTGGCAGAAATGATTATCCGAAAATATTCATTTATTACACTTCATAATTGCATGAGATAACCATCCATCCATGCAGTTCAATTAATAATTTGTTCTTTTAATAGATTAGATTATTTGTCTAAATAGAACCACCCGCCAAAAATATTGGCTAGTTAATGGTGGCTTGATGCGCCGTTTGGATGAGCGTTGTTTCGGTGGTGGTTTTAATGGAGGTTTTGGGCTGTTTCAATAGAGGAAAGGACGGTGGAGATTAATGGTGGCTCACCGGCGGGGACAGATGTTGCTACAATCACCATTTTAAGTCAGAGCAGGTTTGGTGGATCCGGATTTTCTGTTGGGATATAATTATTTTAAGTTAATTTTAAAACTAACCAATTAAAACGTGCCACGTagtaaataaaaaatttaattattttttcagaaaagggcctaaaatgcccctgaactatgGGATTTGGTACAATATCACCCTTCGTCCATCTATTGGGCCAAAAATGTCCCTGCCGTTAAAAATAAGGACAATTTAGGCCCAATAAGTTAACAGCAGAGGCATTTTAGAGCGCAAAGATAAACGGATGACATTTTTGTATCAAATCCGATAATTTGAGGGCATTTTCGGCCTTTTCCCGCAGAAGAAATACTAACATATTGAGATAAAGTGACCTTGTTTTATTGTTAGTGTTGTCCCTCACTTGGACAATCATGTTTCCTCATTGGATTATTTGACTATTGATGTTAACTCATTCTAGTTCTGTTTGAGATAGTGGATGATCCAACGAGGGAATAAAATCTGTTGAAATGACAGATATTTAATGGTGTTGTCCACCAAAAAGGATAAAAAGAACCACGAAGAAAGTAAATAATCCAATGATGTGATAACTTTGACCATAAGTGCATTCACCCTATTTTTTGTTTAACCACTCGCTGTCCGTTTTACGGTTGGGCATGGTATGGTATTGGAAACTTTGATACGTAATTTTGATTATCGATTTCTAAAAGTATTATATCATTACCATATCAAATTAATTtagtatggttcggtatttttaagtttGGTTTCAGTATTTTACGGTACGGTAATTCGTAATCATAGTTTATTCACGTTtgacttacatatactcatataaTAGAGAATTATGACTTTGATTATTCAAGAAACGTCTAAATAATATTGTATTAACACCTTacacatttaaaaatattcaaaaaaaaaacacaaacaaaaaggaaaattcaatcAAGATAGATCAGTCAATATTCCAATGTCTAAACAATTAATTTTGTactaatactagtttatatatttgttagtattataatactaacataTATGAATAATGTAATATATACTTTGGTAAGGTATTTGGTATCgaaattttttttataattaccgAATACCGTTCCAAATACTAGACTTTTTGAAAATGCATATCAAATACCATAATACCAAAATCACGGTGTAAAAAAGTTTAATCAATATATATCGTACCATGCCCACCCTAGTATTGGTGTCCGTAACTCACTGGTCTGACTCATTCCAAGGAAGGTAACACTACCTATCAAGAATTGATAAGGACTTCATTTTTAGACTCAAAACTTTGAGATATCTGGTTAGGGGTAGAGAACCTTTACCATTAATAAACCAAATATAACCTAAGGAAAGTTGAAAACACCATTTTAACTTCTGAACATTTCCTATTGTCCATATGATTGTGATCAGCAGACATCAGATAACATACTAGAAAAAGCAAAGGAAAAACAAAAGGAGAGCATTTTTGGTAAATGGTAAGGCAGAAAGTGAAGAGGGTAAGGCAGAAAGTATGTAATTTCAAATTTCCAGTTTCTTTTAGAAAATTAATTCTAGCTGTTCGCTGCTCAGATTGATCAACTCTGGATTACATTGTACTTTGGGTGAAGAATGGATGCTTGAATAAATGAAAAAGGATTCTTGGATTTTGGGGATTCTTTTGAGAAAATGCATCAGTTGTTTCACCAAAATGGCTTCCAGTTGTTCATATAGTTTTATCAAGCAGTTGCAAAAACATTTTTTGCCGTTCAATGTAATTCGAAAAATACCTTCATAGTTGGCAATTACATCAGCTACATTGAGTCATCTTAGTTAAAGAATAAATTGAGGCAAGAATACGTGTTTAATTAACCACAACTGAGAAAATTTACGCGAAAAATGCTGAAAACAAAAATTTGCCCACATTTATACAACATTAGTCAAGGATCTGGTTCCACTTTCCCTTCTCTTGCTTTCTGGGCACACATCTCTGGCAATTTTAATCAAATACGCATCAATCTCAAACCATTCGAGACCTACTGTATAACTCCTTAATCCCAGTTTAAGGAATTCATTAAAATTTGACTATTTCTACGCGAACCATCAAACTTATTAGACACAGTTTCCTCGTCGCTTGTAATTGAAAAGCAAGACTATTGACTTGTGTGGCCAGAAAAATCATCTACTGCTACATTTCATAAATGAACAATGATACTTGAAGGGGATTTTGTATTTACACATAAGATCCGGGATACATACAAAAATTTTGAATCACTCACAGTCAAGAGATATGAGAAGCCGAATAGGACTTGATTATTCTGCAATCGATACGTTTTAAAATTACTAAACCTATGTGTACATATTTAACATACTCTATGTCGTCTCCTTTACATCTCCGAGAGGAGGTTGCTGATTTTCCGAAGCTCTTTGAGAGCTGCCATGGCTGTTACTTGTCCTTTACCAGCTAGAACGTTTTTCGAAACGTTTTCTAAGGTCCCAACTTGACCGCGATCTTGCTGAAAGACTGATTCAATCACCTGCACAAATGATAAGTGATTAACGAATGAATAGACCATATGAAAGAGTGACTCGTAATATATGCGATAAAGTAGGATGACAAAGTAATGCCAACAATGGATACTTTTGAAATGATAAAACTCAAACAATATAGACACGTTAGTCTTACCTGGATATTCTCAAGCATTGACTGTCCGAGATTTCTCAAACTAACCATTAAATTCTGGTCTACAGATTCTCCTTTGCTAACTCCACTGTTATTAGATGTATCAGCAGTGGAAGATACAGCAGGATCGCGTGGAGTATTCCCACAATTGTCGGCTTCTGTGGAATCACAGACACATTTTTCGGATGTCCCCTCACCGCCATTTCGTCCAAATTTCCATAACCACTGAAATTTACCAGATAGAAGTTTCCGCTCCTTCAAGCCTGCTGGACCCTTCCCCCCAGAGTCAACACTTTGTTCAGATTTTACCGAGGTCTCCTGAGGAGGAACGGAACTGGGGAGAGGTGGGACTTCCAGATTAGTACAAGATGCCTCAGCACTATTGCCATCAACATCATTTTCATCGGCTGAGAAATTTGACGCAACACTACTTCTTTCAGATCTATTTCCATGATCATTTGCACCACTAATAGGGCTTGGTGGATCTGAGAAGATAGAAGAATTCTGTTCACTAGCAGCACTTCCAGTGGAGCCCGACTGTTCAGATGTGCAGGTATAATTTCCATTATTATCATCTTGCCCGACAATATCAACTGGATCTTCCTGCTCCTCTATAGTTTCATCATCAATAAGCTTTTCTGCATCTTCATCAGCGCCAAGCTGCTGCGCAAGGTCTTTCAACAAACTTCTCCTCACTGATGACTTGGGAATTTTTCTTCCACTATCAACTTTAGATGGGGTCGGATCAGACTCGGTTCTAGTAAGACGCATCCTCACCTTCTCGGACCAGCCTTTTCTTCGAGTGGGAACTTGTTTCTCTGCACTATTTTGCTTGCTCTCTTCTTCCTTGTGTAAAACTCTCCACTTTTCTTCCCAATAACTTTCAGGTACTACAGAACCAAGTGGAGTTTTTGGGGAGCTTAAATCAACGGAATGGCTGTGACCTCTTACAACCGTTGACTGACTTCTACCATAGACTCCAGTATTATAATCAATTAATGGGGCTGAATTGTTCGCATCCACTGCCAGAGCCTGCAATGATTTTGCCTTAGCTAACAGTTTTCCTAGATTTATATCTTCTGGAAAATTTAGCAATCTCTGGAGGCACGTTGTAGCATTCTCGGTCGCAAGCAATGAAGACCTCAAATGAAGTATCATAGTAACTGCAAAAGCTGATATAAATGCTCCTCTGTGTGAATTTAAGACTCCAGAGCCGGAGTCAGCATCATTTTCACAAGGTTTTTCCAACTTCTTGTTGTCACACGCAAATATTTCATCCCAGATTATCAATAGGTCCTCAAGTGCAAATTCACGTCCGAATAATACTCGTAACCAACGAAGTGCAAAATATTGCGGTTCAACTCCTAGCTCGACAAGATGACTGTGGAGGGAGGAATCAACTAGTGAAAGCAAATGGTATAACGCTGATGAGGCTTCAATAACTGGGGGGTATCCAGTATGCGAACTACCATATGGTGAAGGAGAGAAAAATTGTGCCATAGAAACGGCACCACCAGCTCCACTCATCAGAGCGTCAAACATACAATACGCGTCGTGCTCCATGAACTTCTCAGATAGAAGAATACCAAGCTCACCTTCGGCGCCATATGCATCACTTAATAAAATAACTTGTTGAACTTTTGGATCAAGTTCACTTAAACTAGTAGTTCTCCCTGGACTCTTCTCAGATCCAATGTCATCTTCCGCGGATTCCGAAAACTTTTTAAAATcaaatttatatgtcaaatcattTTCATGAAATGAGAACCCATCAAATTTGTCAGCAAAATGATCCTCATAAAGATTCCTCACTTCAGAAAGATGCTCCATATCAGCTTGAAGAACATAAAGAAATGGGGCCAACAGTTCATGCATCCCTGCAAACCAAAAGCAGAAAAGTTCCATTAGAAACCGAAATACAGATTCTGTAAAAACAAAAATGGAACTCTTTAAAAATCAAAACTGAAAGCCAAACCAAAGAACCGAATTAATTCTGTCCGGTTTATCGATTTTTCGGTTATTATGCCCACCCCTAGCTTGAAGGTCTTACATCTTGATTCACTAGTTAAGAACCGAAAATGTATCTTATACGAGATGCCACAGACTAGAAAAGGCTAATCCAATTCAACAGGAAGCAGTAGCACTTAATAAGTTTGGCAATATTATGATTTTACCTTGTCTGTAACCATACTCTGGATGTCTAAGGCACCAAAGTAGCAGAATTCTCCTCAACATGGCTTGGCATCCAGGCGTCTGGAAGTAGCTACCGTGCTCAGGATATAAACGCGAAAGATCCTGGTCAACCATCTTCTCCAGTTCAGCATTCCTGAAGAAGCGACCCCACATACTATCTGCATTGCAACACCACCATCAGCATGTACCCAAATTTTAATGCAAAGTGGAAATAAAAGAACTcgtaaaataattaattaagatAAGAGTAAAATGGAAATATACATTTCTCGTTGCAGGACCCAAATAATTGTTTCCTCAGGCTGGTCTTAATTAAAACAGATTCTAGAAAAAAGTTTCAAATGTTTGAAGGTGTTCAAGTTTGAACAATTTTCAGCATTGCAATTGCTAAAAGACGAGAAAATGACTTGAACAAATGATGCAGATATCCTACCAGGGTTTTGTGACAGTGGATTGTCTATAACAGGATCAGGAGAATTACTTCCATCTTTAGGAACATGCGGATCAATAAGAAGCTGTTTTCTCAAAGAAGCATACCTACACAACCAaaaacattttacattaacattATGCATTATGAACCTCATTATCAGTATAACatagaaataaaaagaaactaACAAATTGGAATTTAGATCATCacaaaaaattgaaaacaaaCAGTATGGTCAAATTGAGCAAAGCACTGATAACATTGTTAACGACATAGAGCTCTTTTGTTGTTTGCAAATGAGCTCAAGATATAAAAATGAGCGAATGTGTGCCTCATATATCTGAAAAGCTGGAAAATACAGCTATGGAAAGCTGCCGAGCATTCAAACAATCAAGAACAAGCACTAAATTGTTACTGTTTGCTATTCAGTAACCTCCCAATATACCATTAGACAAAACCATAAAATGTAAATAAAATTCAGAACAACAACTCAGCACGAACTGAAGGAAATAATGAAAAAAAGATAATCAAATTAGTCAACTGCTAGGAACATACTACTATTCTTCACCATCAAACAAGCAAGTACAGGGATCATCTCAGAGAACATCCCAAAAGCATTTGCAAAAAGAAAAATACAACTCTcttaatataaatagataatcaaATTAGTCAACTGCTAGCATCATACTATTCTTTACCATCAAACAACCAAGTACAAAGAACATCTCAACACATCATTAACACAATTATATTGAGATGTTGATTTATAGTCATAGCCTCTATTTACACCATATCTCAAGTCGGGGTttgcctccctaccttccaaggtgggggtaaggtctgcatacattctagtttctaccctccccagacccactttgtgggatttcactgggtatgttgttgttgttattgtctcAAGTTGGGGTTTCTAGCAACAGTCTTTTCCATCAAACAAGCAAGTACAGAGAACATCTCAACACATCATTAACACAAATGTAATTAGATGTTAAATATTAGTTATAGCCACTATTTTACATCACATCTCAAGTCTGGGCTTTCTAGTAGAGAGAACATCTAAAAACATCATTAACACAATTGTATTCGGATGTTGAATTTTTAGTTATTAGCCTCTATTTTACATCATATTTCAAGTTTGGTTTTCTAGCTTTTTGCAAATTCTTCTGGGATGTTCTCAgatgttaaaaaaataaataaaacccAACTATAACTAGAAATCAACAGAAAATGTAAAGTTTCCACCTTTCTGTTACAAGAACATGAGAATTAACAGAAACAAACACAACAGCCAAAAGGGTCAAACAAGCAAGTCGAGAGAACATCTCAACATATCATTAGCACAACTGTATTGAGATGTTAATTTATAGTTATAGCCTCTATATTACATCATATCTCAAGTTGGGTTTTTTAGTTTTTTTGCAAATAATTTTGGGATGACCTCAGATTTTAAAAGATATAAAACCTAATAAAACAAAATATGTAAAGTTTCCACCTTTTTATTACAAGAAACAAAAAAATCAACAGAAATCAACATAACAGCCAAAAGGGTCAAAGAAAAAACAGATTTTTAGTTATACCCTCTATTTTACATCATATCTCAAGTTGGGTTTTTTAGTTTCTTTCCAAATGCTTTTGGGATGTTctcagatttttttaaaaatataaaaccCAAGAAAATGTAAAGTTTCCACCtttttattagaagaaacaaGTTAATCAACAAgaaacaaacataacaaccaaaaGGTTCTATTTACATCATATCTCAAGTTAGGCTTTTTAGTTGTTTTTGCAAATGATTTTGGGATGTtctcaaattttgaaaaaaaacacAAAACCCAACTATAACTAAAAATCAACAGAAAAATGTAAAGTTTCCATCATATCTCaagttggggttttttttttttttttttgggggggggggggggggtgttgttcTCAGATTTAACAAGAATATATAAAACCCAAGATAACAAGAAACAAGAACATCAACAGAAACAAACATAACAGCCAAAAGggtataagaaaaaaaaaatcagatttttataCCTTCTACCATCAAACAAGCAAGTAAAGAGAACACCTCAACACATCATTAACACAAATGTATTGAGATGTTGATTTTTTAGTTATAGCCTCCATTTTCATCATATCACAAGTTGGgtcttctatttttttatttttttatttttattttatttttggtgcaAATAGATCACTAAAAATCAACAGAAAAATGTaaagttacaaactttttttAATTACAAGAACATCAACATAAACAAAAATAACAACCAAAagggtgttaaaaaaaaaaggggggggatTTTTATACCTTCTACGTGTGTTAGCTGTGACACGTCTAAGATCATCAATAGTTGAAGATAATGAATTAGGCAAAATCTCCAAATCAATACGCCACTGTACACCTCTTAGATCACCAAAACGACGATTTTCAACACTTGACTCAATTAAACCACTtgccatttttattttatttttgcctACAAAATTCTgagctaagaaaaaaaaaattgaaaattctcAAACCTCACCAAGAATTTATCAAACCAATAATCTGAGCTAAGagagttgaaatttttgaagacCCCATGTGCTAAATCTACTCATATAGGCTATTTTTCAATAGAATTGAGAAATTAGAGGCAAAAATCAAGAAAGTTGAGATTTATGAAGACCCTATGAGCTAAATCTCTTCAAAAAGGCTATTTTTTAAATAGAATTGAGAAATTAGAGCCAGAATTCAAGAAAGTTTAGGAGAATTCAAGGAAAAGGATATTAAAAAGAAGCAGAATTAAAGGGTGAAGATTTTTCTGGGAAATGTAAAGGGAAGAACAAGGAAATTAACAGAGAATTaatgaaaagagagagagagagagagagagagagagaattgacctaaatttaagggagaaaaaaaaagggacaaaaaAATGTTTTATAGACCAAAAAAAATGTATATACAGTGAGAGAGATGGGTATTCGCGTGGTAAGTGGTCTAATGTTGAAGAATTTTCTCATGAATTTCTTTATTCTGATTCACTTTTGCctttattattttcttctttttttgtgtAGCTAGAGAGAAAAGGAAGGATGGGAGAGAATAAAGGGAGGAAAATAAGAAATTTGTTGTTGTTTGGTAAATACAAAAAGGAAATAGAATTGAAGTAAAAACACAAAAGCTAAATTGTGGAGTGCAAGTGCTTGACTTGTGCTTTTGTGTGTTAGTGGCTATAGGTGAGGCTTGGGGGCTTTGGGCGAGGGGAAGAAGGGATCAAGTGGGGGGTGGGGTAGTTGAGCTGTCCATTTATGTATTATGTTAGTCAAATCTAAATTAGTTACTCGTTCACTCTCAATTTATGCGACATAGTTTGATTAGATactaaatttaagaaataaaagaatatttttaaaatttatgatttaAAATAAGTAGTAtagttgtaaatcatttcattaagaataaaaagagaagttttaagttaaattttcTTAATATAAATCTTCTTAATATAGAAACGTATCATGCTTCTTGGTacagactaaaaaaaaatatatcacataaattgggacaggtggagtataattttaatataaaaaggGAATATCGAACAGAAAATTAAAAACTACCgctatatttttttaataaaagatgTTTTACATAAGTATTTTTATAGGGAGTGATTTACTCTTTTAATGAGTCTATTCACCGTGAATTTGGATAACTAGATTTTCGGGTGGTTAACTcgaaatataaaataaatgattaatttaaaataatGACAAGAAATGAACAGGagatttgtgtacatatattaaAGATCACTATTTATCTCTTTTTGTATTCTTCTTTGGGAGGTGAGTGGAGGACAAAATTAGATGAATTACCAGATTAAAATATTATATTCAAGTTTTGTTTGCCCATGCCTCTTTGTTTTCCGTAATCAGGATGTTGAAAATACAAAGCATcaattgaaacaaaaaaaaaatgtaaggatCCCTAAGGCATTTAGTACAAAATTAAACAATCATCTTACTTAAGTTAATGGTCTGTCAAAAACAATCCTTGACGATATTTTGCTTTTATTGAACACATTATAACTGTTTTCCAAAGGCACATCAATAGCTTTTACATTGCTTTTAGTGGAAGTAGAATGTGATGTAGAAGGATATAAACATATAAATTATAGTAATGTTTTAGTTGTTATTTGTTACTGAAAACTCTAAGTTGGAGTGAAATTTAATTTCAAGGAAAATAGAAGTCATAGAAAAACTAGCTAAAAGTTTCTAATAATTGGTCTGCACCGACAATATTCTTTCTTAGGGTCCAAGGCATGTGGAAATTTTCCGTATGAATCAATGAATGAAGAAGCAAAAACAAAATATCCATCTTATTACCTTTACAAATAAAAATAAGTggttggaaaaaaataaaaataagtatACTGCATTAAATAATATTGTTACTTAGATTTCTATACTGTTACTAAAAAATTTCTTAATTAGCAGCTTCCTAAACCTTTTGGTAGGAGATAAAAAACAAGTAATCGAAAAACATGTATAtttacttcttcttttttatgGCTCCTAATTCATATGCATCTTGTCCTCAGAAAAAAGAGGATTAGAAATCTTTTTCAAACCAGGTTTGTATAGATTTTTCTTTACAAGCACTTAAACTGTTTGGCCACAAAGTTTGTTTTAGATAAGCCTTTCAAGAAAATACAAATTTCGAAAATAAATTTTGTGATTTGTCTTTATGATATTTACCCTTATCACCTCAAAAAGAAGAACGAAATTGAAACACAAAGGTCAAATCATTTAATATTTGCAAGGAGTGTAATATAATAGAAATGAAATAGTTGTGACGCGGAATGTTTCAAGCCATCTTCTTTATCTCGTCATTGATtggcctttttaaaaaaataaattaaattttcaaaatcgCAATTACAAATTATAAAATGGTACTAAGTCTATTCTTATAATTAAAACATTTGAAAGttgagaaaaaaaattataaacaaaaaaaaaactttcacaggaaaacaaaaaaaagattAAACTTTTCAAATAGTGACAAATCGTATATTAAATTAGAAAAAGAGGGAGCCATGAAAATGGACTTGACATTTACAACTCCACTCTCCAAATAATTGGTGAGAGTGGGGACAAAAATGAGTTCATGCTCCCTGCAGTATTTTCGCATGGGGTATTTTGTGCTCCAATATTATTCTGTCGGGTTAAATCTTGCAAATTTGTAATTCATAACTTAGATTTTACAAAGTCTAAGATAGAGTACTAAATTATATGATGATGGTGTAAAACTACTAATAAACTCATATCACGTATAAAACAATTATAAAAAATCCAAAAAGGAAAGAATATTAATTTTCACTATACAATACTCAATATTAACTGTTTTAACACGTTAAGTTAATAAATAGTACAACAAAATTCATTACACTATTATGCAAATAACTTGATAC
Coding sequences within it:
- the LOC132603237 gene encoding uncharacterized protein LOC132603237, producing MASGLIESSVENRRFGDLRGVQWRIDLEILPNSLSSTIDDLRRVTANTRRRYASLRKQLLIDPHVPKDGSNSPDPVIDNPLSQNPDSMWGRFFRNAELEKMVDQDLSRLYPEHGSYFQTPGCQAMLRRILLLWCLRHPEYGYRQGMHELLAPFLYVLQADMEHLSEVRNLYEDHFADKFDGFSFHENDLTYKFDFKKFSESAEDDIGSEKSPGRTTSLSELDPKVQQVILLSDAYGAEGELGILLSEKFMEHDAYCMFDALMSGAGGAVSMAQFFSPSPYGSSHTGYPPVIEASSALYHLLSLVDSSLHSHLVELGVEPQYFALRWLRVLFGREFALEDLLIIWDEIFACDNKKLEKPCENDADSGSGVLNSHRGAFISAFAVTMILHLRSSLLATENATTCLQRLLNFPEDINLGKLLAKAKSLQALAVDANNSAPLIDYNTGVYGRSQSTVVRGHSHSVDLSSPKTPLGSVVPESYWEEKWRVLHKEEESKQNSAEKQVPTRRKGWSEKVRMRLTRTESDPTPSKVDSGRKIPKSSVRRSLLKDLAQQLGADEDAEKLIDDETIEEQEDPVDIVGQDDNNGNYTCTSEQSGSTGSAASEQNSSIFSDPPSPISGANDHGNRSERSSVASNFSADENDVDGNSAEASCTNLEVPPLPSSVPPQETSVKSEQSVDSGGKGPAGLKERKLLSGKFQWLWKFGRNGGEGTSEKCVCDSTEADNCGNTPRDPAVSSTADTSNNSGVSKGESVDQNLMVSLRNLGQSMLENIQVIESVFQQDRGQVGTLENVSKNVLAGKGQVTAMAALKELRKISNLLSEM